From Pusillibacter faecalis, one genomic window encodes:
- a CDS encoding endonuclease MutS2 yields MSELFDKSIRTLELPRVLALLSDQAVSAEARERALRVRPETETEEVLRLLDQTDAARTMIGLHGSPSFSGVRPVAEALERADRGGALNNRELLIIADLLTAARRAREYFNADAAEKTAIDHLFLSLHGNRFLEEKIKRCLPDEDTVADAASSELADIRRHMRAAQAKSRQILQKIISSPTYGKILQETIITQRDGRFVVPVKAEHKGDLPGLVHDVSATGATLFVEPMGVVQANNEYVELEAKEQKEIERILAELSAEAAAHREDIQWDYDTLVHLDLIFARGQLSYRMNGVRPEIRRDGAIHLRKARHPLLDPKKAVPIDLELGESFDTLVITGPNTGGKTVSLKTLGLLTLMVQCGLHIPAADRSAVSVYERVLADIGDEQSIEQSLSTFSAHMVNIVAILKEADRRSLVLFDELGAGTDPVEGAALAIAVIQQVRQAGARVAATTHYAELKTFAMTTAGVENASCEFDVETLSPTYRLLIGIPGKSNAFAISQRLGLPETVITAAKEQMNGESVRFEDVLTQLEAKRQALEKREQEAERLYRQREEDARKAREFREQMERAKENARSRGEAEAKRILRDARTAADQVFSELSEMRKAQAKAERSMNENEARAALRRRLNEAEEAVSKRDARQEPIPKPSRPIRKGDLVELPGVKTPAEVVSVGSDGMLQLKAGILKMKARADEVRLIEDDERAARKKQPPVPIRQSAGRALRSSAARELDIRGLETLEAEGVVENFLSAAVMGKLETVVIIHGKGTGALRKAVHDILRRNKAVKSFRLGVYGEGESGVTVVTLK; encoded by the coding sequence ATGAGCGAGTTATTTGACAAATCCATTCGCACCCTGGAGCTGCCCCGGGTGCTGGCGCTGCTCTCCGATCAAGCCGTCAGCGCCGAGGCCCGGGAGCGGGCACTGCGTGTGCGCCCGGAGACGGAGACGGAGGAGGTGCTGCGCCTGCTGGACCAGACTGACGCCGCTAGGACCATGATCGGACTGCATGGCAGCCCCTCTTTTTCCGGAGTACGACCGGTGGCGGAGGCCCTGGAACGGGCCGACCGAGGCGGCGCCCTGAACAACCGAGAACTGCTGATCATTGCGGACCTCTTGACCGCAGCCCGGAGAGCCCGGGAGTATTTCAACGCAGACGCAGCGGAAAAGACTGCCATCGACCACCTGTTTTTATCCCTTCATGGCAACCGTTTCCTGGAGGAGAAGATCAAGCGGTGCCTTCCTGATGAGGACACGGTGGCGGATGCCGCCTCTTCAGAATTGGCGGACATCCGCCGCCACATGCGGGCAGCCCAGGCCAAGAGCCGCCAGATTTTGCAGAAAATCATCTCCTCGCCCACCTATGGGAAGATTCTGCAGGAGACCATCATCACCCAACGGGACGGCCGGTTCGTGGTCCCGGTGAAGGCGGAGCACAAGGGGGATCTGCCAGGGCTGGTTCACGACGTCTCTGCCACCGGCGCCACGCTGTTCGTGGAGCCCATGGGGGTGGTCCAGGCCAACAATGAGTACGTAGAACTGGAGGCCAAGGAGCAAAAGGAGATTGAACGGATTCTGGCAGAGCTTTCTGCAGAGGCGGCGGCCCACCGGGAGGATATCCAGTGGGATTATGACACGCTGGTTCATCTGGACTTGATTTTTGCTCGGGGCCAGCTCAGCTACCGGATGAATGGCGTGCGGCCGGAGATCCGCAGAGATGGAGCCATTCATCTCCGCAAGGCCCGCCATCCGCTGCTGGACCCGAAGAAGGCGGTCCCCATTGACCTGGAGCTGGGGGAGAGCTTTGACACCTTGGTAATCACCGGTCCCAACACCGGCGGAAAAACCGTGAGTCTCAAAACGCTGGGGCTTTTGACGCTGATGGTCCAGTGCGGACTCCATATTCCGGCGGCGGACCGCAGCGCCGTCTCCGTCTATGAGCGGGTGCTGGCGGACATCGGCGATGAGCAGAGCATTGAACAGAGCCTCTCTACCTTCTCTGCCCATATGGTGAACATCGTGGCCATCCTGAAGGAGGCGGACCGGCGGAGCCTTGTGCTCTTTGACGAGCTGGGGGCCGGCACAGACCCGGTGGAGGGCGCGGCGCTGGCTATCGCCGTCATCCAGCAGGTCCGGCAGGCGGGGGCCCGGGTAGCGGCCACTACCCACTACGCGGAGCTCAAGACCTTCGCCATGACCACGGCGGGGGTGGAGAACGCCTCCTGCGAGTTCGACGTGGAGACGCTGAGCCCTACCTACCGGCTGCTGATCGGCATCCCCGGCAAATCCAACGCCTTTGCCATCTCGCAGCGCTTGGGACTGCCAGAGACCGTGATCACGGCGGCGAAAGAGCAGATGAATGGGGAGAGCGTCCGCTTTGAGGATGTCCTCACCCAGCTGGAGGCGAAGCGCCAGGCCCTGGAAAAGCGGGAGCAGGAGGCGGAGCGGCTCTACCGCCAGCGGGAGGAGGACGCCCGGAAGGCCAGAGAGTTTCGGGAGCAGATGGAGCGGGCCAAGGAGAACGCCCGCAGCCGGGGCGAGGCGGAGGCCAAGCGGATTCTCCGGGACGCCCGGACTGCGGCGGACCAGGTTTTCAGCGAGCTGAGCGAGATGCGCAAGGCCCAGGCGAAGGCAGAGCGGAGCATGAATGAAAACGAGGCCCGTGCCGCCCTGCGCAGGCGGCTGAACGAGGCGGAGGAGGCTGTCAGCAAGCGCGACGCACGCCAGGAGCCAATTCCAAAGCCCAGCCGCCCTATCCGCAAGGGGGATCTGGTGGAACTGCCCGGCGTGAAGACGCCGGCGGAGGTTGTGTCCGTGGGGAGCGACGGAATGCTGCAGCTCAAGGCCGGCATCTTGAAGATGAAGGCTCGGGCCGACGAGGTGCGGCTCATTGAGGACGACGAGCGGGCTGCCAGGAAAAAGCAACCCCCTGTGCCCATCCGGCAGAGCGCAGGTCGGGCCCTGCGCTCTTCGGCCGCCCGGGAGCTGGACATCCGCGGTCTGGAGACCTTGGAGGCTGAGGGGGTCGTGGAGAACTTCCTCTCCGCCGCCGTCATGGGCAAGCTGGAGACAGTGGTCATCATCCACGGCAAGGGCACCGGCGCGCTGCGCAAGGCCGTACACGACATCCTGCGGCGGAACAAGGCCGTGAAGAGTTTCCGCCTGGGCGTCTACGGCGAGGGAGAGAGCGGTGTCACCGTTGTCACCTTGAAATAG
- the ybaK gene encoding Cys-tRNA(Pro) deacylase: MAKQKQEKTNVMRILDQKKIPYTAHFYDESQGPEGTREYGVHVAAALGQDPARGFKTLAARGASKGIYIFEVPVAESLDLKKAAKAVGEKSIELLHVSEINAITGYIRGGCSPVGMKKQYPTVFHETALDYDTIYISGGRIGAQVELAPRALLELLGASTADIIVS, encoded by the coding sequence ATGGCGAAGCAGAAGCAGGAAAAGACCAATGTGATGCGGATTCTGGACCAGAAAAAAATTCCCTACACCGCCCATTTCTATGATGAGAGCCAGGGGCCGGAGGGTACCCGGGAATACGGCGTCCACGTGGCGGCGGCGCTGGGACAGGACCCGGCCCGGGGGTTTAAGACCCTGGCGGCCCGGGGCGCGTCCAAAGGAATTTATATCTTCGAGGTGCCGGTGGCGGAGAGCTTGGATTTGAAAAAGGCGGCCAAGGCGGTGGGAGAGAAGTCCATCGAGCTTTTGCACGTGAGTGAGATCAACGCCATCACCGGCTACATCCGGGGCGGCTGCTCCCCGGTAGGGATGAAGAAGCAGTACCCCACGGTGTTCCACGAGACCGCGCTGGACTATGACACCATCTACATCTCCGGCGGCAGGATCGGCGCCCAGGTGGAGCTGGCGCCCCGGGCGCTGTTAGAGCTGCTGGGGGCATCCACGGCGGATATTATCGTGAGCTAA
- a CDS encoding helix-turn-helix domain-containing protein, which produces METLKILGQRLRELRKERKLFRRDLAELLEITLPHYQRIGRGIVNIPTLTLCTLADYYGVTTDYLLGRSEERGTLP; this is translated from the coding sequence ATGGAGACCTTGAAAATTTTAGGGCAGAGGCTTCGGGAGCTAAGGAAGGAACGGAAGCTGTTCCGACGGGATCTTGCAGAACTTTTAGAGATCACATTGCCCCATTATCAGCGTATAGGACGGGGAATTGTGAACATTCCAACCTTGACACTCTGCACCCTGGCGGATTACTATGGGGTGACGACCGATTATCTGCTGGGCCGTTCTGAGGAACGGGGGACTCTGCCATGA
- a CDS encoding TraX family protein, with protein sequence MKKIQDLKCLNGLTLKLLAMALMLCDHMWATVVPGGQWMTNLGRLAFPIFAFQIAEGYARTHNFKRYLGRMFLFALISELPFNLMTGGGLLFPFHQNVMFTFCLALLMLRLADLGRARGPVWHGLSIVVACGLGWLLGTLAMVDYSGAGVLMVMLFHLTRSLPWGWLVQLGGMIFLNGVLLGGMQLEVSLFGLELTLPQQGLAVLALIPIWLYNGRQGPYNRLVQYACYAFYPLHILVLAVLWLYVL encoded by the coding sequence ATGAAGAAAATTCAAGACCTGAAATGTCTGAATGGACTGACGCTGAAGCTGCTGGCCATGGCGCTGATGCTCTGCGATCACATGTGGGCCACCGTTGTGCCCGGGGGCCAGTGGATGACAAACTTGGGCCGGCTGGCCTTTCCCATCTTTGCCTTCCAGATCGCGGAAGGCTATGCCAGGACCCACAATTTTAAGCGGTATCTGGGGCGGATGTTCCTCTTCGCCCTGATCTCCGAGCTTCCCTTTAATCTGATGACCGGCGGGGGTCTGCTGTTTCCCTTCCATCAAAATGTGATGTTCACCTTTTGTCTAGCCCTGCTGATGCTGCGGCTGGCGGACCTGGGCAGGGCCAGAGGACCGGTGTGGCATGGGCTTTCCATCGTGGTGGCCTGCGGCCTTGGGTGGCTGCTGGGCACTTTGGCCATGGTGGATTATTCTGGCGCAGGCGTGTTGATGGTGATGCTGTTTCATCTGACCCGGAGCCTGCCCTGGGGCTGGCTGGTCCAGTTAGGCGGCATGATCTTCCTCAATGGCGTGTTGCTCGGCGGTATGCAACTGGAGGTGTCCCTATTCGGCTTGGAGCTGACCCTCCCACAGCAGGGGTTGGCTGTGCTGGCGCTGATCCCTATCTGGCTCTATAACGGCAGACAGGGACCTTATAACCGGCTGGTCCAGTACGCCTGCTACGCCTTCTATCCGCTCCATATCTTGGTGCTGGCGGTGCTGTGGCTGTACGTGCTTTAA
- a CDS encoding flavodoxin family protein, producing MRLLLSDAPLPAGLPIRKNWHYLDLNQLRIANCRGCFGCWVKTPGRCVIRDDAVSVYPLIARSSDLIYVSRIFCGSYDVPMKTMLERSIPVQQAFIRLYHGETHHMQRAVVEKDAVILAYGDTGVEEQAIFRELVARNAHNMLFRSWRVRFIGEEELSSAITEEVHKWEGS from the coding sequence ATGAGGCTGCTGCTGAGCGACGCGCCGCTGCCAGCAGGGCTGCCGATCCGGAAGAACTGGCATTATCTGGATTTGAATCAGTTGCGGATTGCAAATTGCAGGGGCTGCTTTGGATGCTGGGTCAAAACACCGGGACGGTGTGTGATCCGGGATGACGCCGTGAGCGTATATCCACTGATTGCTCGCAGCAGCGATTTGATCTATGTGAGCCGCATTTTCTGCGGCTCCTATGATGTGCCGATGAAAACCATGCTGGAGCGGTCTATTCCTGTGCAGCAGGCGTTTATCCGCCTCTATCATGGAGAGACGCACCACATGCAGCGTGCGGTGGTGGAAAAGGACGCGGTAATTCTGGCCTACGGCGACACGGGAGTGGAGGAGCAGGCAATCTTTCGGGAACTGGTGGCACGAAACGCCCATAATATGTTGTTTCGGAGCTGGAGAGTTCGCTTTATTGGGGAGGAAGAGCTGTCTTCGGCCATTACGGAGGAGGTGCACAAATGGGAAGGCTCCTGA
- a CDS encoding sigma-54 interaction domain-containing protein produces MSQSYNPFYNIENPQLMGYEYAWSSFMRGQGLNNAIISQEIGQSWERCRNGRIQMNFKGNTSNTPGEAPNTQETFLKQTGGKMIADILEAWDNDCFYGIITDAHGKKLFGMSNTHRNFSKKLEKVGEIEDFSEGCAGTNCFSLVSETCRPFATAGAQHYFECFHGLAGYAAPIFSANYQMIGMVGFYTIAERMDEYILSFAVAVERAIENSLRWFRSQALVEKETEEKQLILDTVSDGVVYVSDSGRITHNNRKLTELLRMKNDSLIGKDISFIITSPPVEELKKYPFSSQYSKCDNKVSINNTLGESCQCFFNKYQIAEHEADRNSEIWVFTIYSDIKKLAKKLYTGNTSRYTFQDIKSRSESMRMVIELAKKASSFQVSTIIEGESGSGKEMLAQAIHSEGPRKAGPFIAVDCGALPSGLLESELFGYEEGAYTGARRGGKQGKFEMANKGVLFLDEITNMPLDMQAKLLRVLQERQAVRIGGSDPIAFDVQVIAATNKDIISEIERKNFRLDLFYRLNIIHIKIPALKERKDDIDLFIRYFMNKFNPKGDMRIHPDAIQILRKYDWPGNVRQLENVIERMVIIADTRIIGRECIPDEILKSVGEPVGISVDLNRDETLEDLCRLYVYKTVERYGGNIRRAADALGISRATVYKYLKTMGKPD; encoded by the coding sequence ATGAGCCAAAGCTATAATCCCTTTTATAATATTGAAAACCCCCAGTTAATGGGATATGAGTATGCGTGGAGCAGCTTTATGCGTGGGCAGGGGCTGAACAATGCGATTATCTCCCAGGAAATCGGACAATCGTGGGAACGGTGCAGGAACGGCCGCATTCAGATGAATTTCAAAGGAAATACATCAAACACGCCCGGGGAGGCACCAAACACGCAGGAGACATTTTTAAAGCAGACAGGCGGCAAGATGATTGCAGACATTTTGGAGGCGTGGGATAATGACTGCTTCTATGGAATCATCACGGACGCACATGGAAAAAAGCTGTTCGGAATGAGCAATACCCACCGAAACTTTTCTAAAAAATTGGAGAAGGTTGGTGAGATTGAAGATTTTTCTGAAGGCTGTGCCGGAACGAACTGCTTCTCCCTGGTCTCAGAGACCTGCCGCCCATTTGCTACCGCGGGGGCGCAGCATTATTTTGAATGCTTCCACGGACTTGCAGGCTATGCAGCACCGATCTTTTCCGCAAATTATCAGATGATTGGCATGGTTGGCTTCTACACCATTGCGGAGAGAATGGATGAGTATATCCTTTCCTTTGCGGTCGCCGTGGAGCGCGCGATTGAAAACAGCCTGCGCTGGTTTCGCAGTCAGGCGCTGGTGGAAAAGGAGACGGAAGAAAAGCAGCTCATTCTTGACACAGTTTCAGATGGGGTTGTTTACGTCAGTGACAGCGGGCGTATCACCCACAACAATCGAAAGCTCACTGAACTCCTGAGAATGAAAAATGACTCTCTCATCGGTAAGGACATCAGTTTTATCATTACCAGCCCGCCAGTAGAGGAACTGAAAAAATATCCCTTCAGTTCCCAGTACTCCAAGTGTGATAATAAGGTCAGCATCAATAACACCTTGGGCGAGAGCTGTCAGTGTTTTTTTAATAAGTACCAGATAGCTGAGCATGAAGCCGACCGAAATAGCGAAATCTGGGTCTTTACGATCTATTCCGATATCAAAAAGCTGGCCAAAAAGCTGTATACAGGCAACACCAGCCGGTACACCTTTCAGGACATCAAAAGCCGGTCTGAGTCCATGAGAATGGTCATTGAACTGGCGAAGAAGGCTTCGAGCTTTCAAGTCAGCACCATCATTGAGGGAGAGAGCGGAAGCGGCAAAGAGATGCTTGCCCAAGCAATTCACAGTGAGGGACCCCGGAAGGCCGGCCCATTTATTGCGGTGGATTGCGGCGCCCTGCCCAGCGGACTTTTGGAAAGTGAGCTCTTTGGCTACGAGGAGGGGGCCTATACTGGGGCCAGACGGGGCGGAAAACAGGGCAAATTTGAAATGGCGAACAAAGGCGTTTTGTTTTTGGACGAGATTACCAATATGCCTTTAGACATGCAGGCAAAGCTCCTGCGGGTATTGCAGGAACGGCAGGCTGTCCGGATTGGGGGGAGTGATCCGATTGCATTTGATGTTCAGGTCATTGCCGCTACGAATAAGGATATTATCTCGGAGATTGAACGGAAAAATTTCCGTCTGGACCTCTTTTACAGACTGAATATCATTCACATTAAAATTCCGGCGCTCAAAGAGCGAAAAGATGATATTGATCTGTTTATCCGGTATTTTATGAATAAGTTTAATCCAAAGGGGGATATGCGGATTCATCCGGATGCCATTCAGATTCTGAGAAAGTACGATTGGCCAGGGAATGTACGCCAGCTGGAGAACGTCATAGAGCGCATGGTAATCATTGCGGATACCAGGATCATCGGCAGGGAATGCATTCCGGATGAAATTCTGAAATCTGTAGGAGAACCTGTGGGAATTTCTGTGGACCTGAACCGTGATGAAACGCTGGAGGATCTGTGCAGGCTTTATGTGTACAAGACGGTGGAACGGTATGGCGGCAATATTCGGCGGGCGGCGGATGCTTTGGGGATCAGCCGCGCTACGGTATACAAGTACCTGAAGACCATGGGCAAACCGGATTAA
- the recO gene encoding DNA repair protein RecO, with protein sequence MALTPYMVIKGVVLRETETKEADKILTLLTAERGKLSVIARGARRKSCRYAACAQSLAYSEWTLYHKGGWYYANEGTTLALFDGLRADLDAMSLGFYFAELTEAVTTEESAAEELLRHLLNGLYALSALHRPLALVKAAFEWKLLSLAGYEPLVDSCAYCGCPEPLKPMLDVVQGVLRCQSCGAHESTLSMPLCRDSVAALRHIVYGDPKRLYSFTVGEEALGRLAGAAEAFVAVQLERRFQTLDFYKSLQPMKELSK encoded by the coding sequence GTGGCACTCACACCATACATGGTAATCAAAGGCGTGGTGCTCCGTGAGACGGAGACCAAGGAGGCCGACAAGATTCTGACGCTTCTGACAGCAGAGCGAGGCAAACTCTCTGTGATCGCGCGGGGAGCCCGGCGAAAAAGCTGCCGGTATGCCGCCTGTGCTCAATCTTTGGCCTATTCGGAGTGGACGCTCTATCATAAGGGAGGATGGTATTATGCCAATGAGGGGACGACCCTCGCGCTCTTTGACGGCCTGAGGGCAGACCTGGACGCCATGTCGCTGGGCTTTTACTTCGCGGAGCTGACAGAGGCTGTCACCACAGAGGAGTCTGCAGCGGAGGAGTTGCTGCGGCATCTGCTCAACGGCTTGTACGCCCTTTCTGCTTTACACAGGCCCCTTGCACTGGTCAAAGCCGCGTTTGAATGGAAGCTCCTCTCCCTTGCGGGCTATGAGCCGCTGGTGGATAGCTGCGCTTACTGCGGCTGCCCAGAGCCTTTAAAACCGATGCTGGACGTAGTACAAGGCGTGCTGCGGTGCCAGAGCTGTGGTGCGCACGAGAGTACTCTCTCCATGCCGCTTTGCCGGGATTCGGTGGCCGCACTGCGGCATATCGTATATGGAGATCCCAAGCGGCTGTATTCCTTTACCGTGGGGGAGGAGGCCTTGGGTCGTCTTGCCGGCGCGGCTGAGGCATTTGTAGCCGTGCAGCTGGAACGGAGATTCCAGACCTTGGATTTTTATAAAAGCCTTCAGCCTATGAAAGAATTGTCGAAATAA
- the era gene encoding GTPase Era: MSNIKQVAMITVCGRPNVGKSSLTNALVGEKVAIVSNKAQTTRNRIYGVVNREDTQYILLDTPGLHKPKSALGEYMVKVVTSSLSDVDCALLLVEPIAHVGAPELALIERIREEKIPCILCINKIDTLEPSALLPVIAAYNQAWDGFEAIIPISAHTGSGLDELLGELHRYAQEGPQLFPDGQTSDQPERQVMGEIIREKLLLCLDKEIPHGTAVEITKFSERESGMVDVDAVIYCEKASHKGIIIGKQGAMLKKVSTLARQDMEKFMGTKVYLETWVKVKENWRDNVNYVRNFGYHDD; encoded by the coding sequence ATGTCAAATATCAAACAAGTCGCCATGATTACTGTCTGCGGCCGGCCCAATGTGGGCAAATCCAGCCTCACCAACGCATTGGTGGGGGAAAAGGTAGCCATTGTCTCCAACAAGGCCCAGACCACCCGCAACCGCATCTATGGCGTGGTGAACCGGGAGGACACGCAGTATATCCTCCTGGACACGCCTGGCCTCCACAAGCCCAAATCCGCCCTGGGGGAGTATATGGTGAAGGTGGTGACCTCCAGCCTCTCGGACGTGGACTGCGCGCTGCTGCTGGTGGAGCCGATTGCCCACGTGGGCGCGCCGGAGCTGGCGCTGATCGAGCGCATCCGGGAGGAGAAAATCCCCTGTATCCTCTGTATCAACAAGATCGACACCTTGGAGCCGTCTGCGCTGCTGCCAGTGATCGCTGCCTACAACCAAGCCTGGGACGGTTTTGAAGCTATTATCCCCATCTCCGCCCACACGGGAAGCGGCCTGGACGAGCTGCTGGGGGAGCTGCACAGGTACGCTCAGGAGGGCCCTCAGCTCTTCCCGGACGGCCAGACCAGCGACCAGCCGGAGCGGCAGGTGATGGGGGAGATCATTCGGGAGAAGCTGCTGCTGTGTCTGGACAAGGAAATTCCCCACGGCACTGCCGTGGAGATTACAAAGTTCTCCGAGCGGGAGAGCGGCATGGTGGATGTGGATGCGGTGATCTATTGTGAGAAGGCCAGCCACAAGGGGATCATCATCGGCAAGCAGGGGGCGATGCTGAAGAAGGTCAGCACCCTGGCTCGCCAGGACATGGAGAAATTCATGGGGACAAAGGTATATCTGGAGACCTGGGTGAAGGTCAAGGAGAACTGGCGGGATAATGTCAATTATGTCAGAAATTTCGGCTATCATGACGATTAA
- the uvrA gene encoding excinuclease ABC subunit UvrA: MQDKIIVKGARANNLKNIDVTIPRDKLVVMTGLSGSGKSSLAFDTIYAEGQRRYVESLSSYARMFLGQMDKPDVDYIEGLSPAISIDQKTTSKNPRSTVGTVTEIYDYLRLLWARIGTPHCPKCGKEIRQQTIDQIIDQVMALPEGTRIQVMAPVIRGKKGEHTKIFEDAKRSGYVRVRADGNLYELDEEIKLEKNKKHSIEIVVDRLIIRPDIQQRLTDSVETASGLSGGLVVVNLLREERDLMFSQNYACEDCGISIEELTPRMFSFNNPYGACPTCTGLGSQLKADPDLIVPEKSISILDGAIQASGWGNIRSDGISRMYFDALAKKYHFSLSTPWEDLTEEVRDIVLYGTKGEKLELHYDQPRGKGVLYQPFEGICNNVERRYKETQSDASKRELEEVMADCPCPECRGKRLKKESLAVTVGDKDIDALTRLSVTEELTWVGRLELTDQQHLIADRILKEINARLGFLQSVGLGYLTLSRAAGTLSGGESQRIRLATQIGSSLMGVLYILDEPSIGLHQRDNDKLLATLKSLRDMGNTLLVVEHDEDTMREADYLIDIGPGAGIHGGEVVAAGTPAEVMANPKSLTGQYLSGKKKIPVPAERRKGNGKVLKVVGAAENNLRHVDVEFPLGTFTVVTGVSGSGKSSLVNEILFKRLGAELMRMKVHPGKCDRIEGIEYLDKVVDIDQSPIGRTPRSNPATYTGLFNDIRDLFASTQEAKSRGYGPGRFSFNVRGGRCEACSGDGVLKIEMHFLPDIFVPCEVCKGRRYNRETLEVHYKGKNIADVLDMTVDEGVEFFSALPKLRGKLQTLQDVGLGYVKLGQPSTELSGGEAQRVKLATELSKIATGKTIYILDEPTTGLHTDDVRKLLEVLQRLVDNGNTVVVIEHNLDVIKCADHLIDLGPEGGDGGGTVVVTGTPEEVAACSDSYTGQYLKKMLP, encoded by the coding sequence ATGCAGGATAAGATCATCGTAAAAGGCGCTCGCGCCAACAACCTCAAAAACATTGACGTTACAATCCCCCGGGACAAGCTGGTGGTGATGACGGGCCTCTCTGGCTCCGGCAAGAGCTCCCTGGCTTTTGACACGATCTATGCCGAGGGCCAGCGGCGGTATGTGGAGTCCCTGAGCTCCTATGCCCGGATGTTCCTGGGGCAGATGGACAAGCCGGACGTGGACTATATCGAGGGTCTCAGTCCCGCCATCTCCATTGATCAGAAGACTACCAGCAAGAACCCCCGGTCCACCGTGGGGACGGTGACGGAGATTTACGACTACCTGCGTCTGCTCTGGGCTAGAATTGGAACCCCTCACTGCCCCAAGTGCGGCAAGGAGATCCGCCAGCAGACCATTGACCAGATCATTGACCAAGTGATGGCCCTGCCGGAGGGCACCCGCATCCAGGTGATGGCCCCGGTCATCCGGGGCAAGAAGGGGGAGCATACCAAGATTTTCGAGGATGCCAAGCGCTCCGGTTATGTCCGGGTCCGGGCGGATGGAAATCTCTATGAGCTGGACGAGGAGATCAAACTGGAGAAGAACAAGAAACACTCCATTGAAATCGTGGTGGACCGGCTGATTATCCGTCCCGACATCCAGCAGCGCCTTACCGACAGTGTGGAGACCGCCTCCGGCCTCTCCGGCGGGCTGGTGGTCGTCAACCTGCTGCGGGAGGAGCGGGATTTGATGTTCTCCCAGAACTACGCCTGCGAGGACTGCGGCATCTCTATTGAGGAGCTGACGCCGCGGATGTTCTCCTTCAATAACCCCTATGGCGCCTGTCCCACCTGCACGGGGCTTGGCAGTCAGCTCAAGGCGGACCCGGACCTGATCGTGCCGGAGAAATCCATTTCTATTCTGGACGGGGCGATTCAGGCCAGCGGCTGGGGGAATATCCGCTCCGACGGCATTTCCCGCATGTATTTCGATGCCCTGGCGAAGAAGTATCACTTCTCCCTCTCCACTCCCTGGGAGGATTTGACAGAGGAGGTGCGGGACATCGTTCTCTACGGCACGAAAGGGGAAAAGCTGGAGCTGCACTACGACCAGCCCCGGGGCAAGGGTGTGCTGTACCAGCCCTTTGAGGGCATCTGCAACAACGTGGAGCGGCGTTACAAGGAGACCCAGAGCGACGCCAGCAAGCGGGAGCTGGAAGAGGTAATGGCGGATTGCCCCTGCCCGGAGTGCAGGGGGAAGCGGCTGAAGAAGGAGTCCTTGGCGGTGACTGTGGGAGACAAGGACATCGACGCTCTGACTCGCCTCTCCGTGACGGAGGAGCTCACTTGGGTGGGCCGGCTGGAACTCACAGACCAGCAGCACCTGATCGCAGACCGCATTTTAAAGGAGATCAATGCCCGGCTGGGCTTTTTGCAGTCCGTGGGCCTGGGGTACCTGACCCTCAGCCGGGCCGCCGGGACCCTCTCCGGCGGCGAGAGCCAGCGCATCCGGCTGGCCACTCAGATCGGTTCCAGCCTGATGGGAGTGCTCTATATCCTGGACGAGCCATCCATCGGACTCCACCAGCGGGACAACGACAAGCTGCTTGCGACCTTGAAGAGCCTGCGGGACATGGGCAACACCCTGCTGGTGGTGGAGCACGACGAGGACACCATGCGGGAGGCAGACTACCTCATCGACATCGGCCCCGGCGCCGGCATCCACGGCGGCGAGGTGGTGGCTGCCGGTACGCCGGCGGAGGTCATGGCCAACCCCAAGAGCCTTACGGGACAGTATCTCTCCGGGAAAAAGAAAATCCCCGTCCCGGCGGAGCGTCGGAAGGGGAACGGAAAGGTATTGAAAGTCGTGGGCGCGGCGGAAAACAATCTGCGCCATGTGGATGTGGAGTTCCCTCTGGGGACGTTTACCGTGGTTACAGGAGTCTCCGGCAGCGGCAAGAGCTCCCTGGTGAATGAGATTCTTTTCAAGCGCCTGGGAGCGGAGCTGATGCGGATGAAGGTCCATCCCGGCAAATGCGACCGGATTGAGGGCATCGAGTATCTGGACAAGGTGGTGGATATCGACCAGAGTCCCATCGGGCGAACGCCCCGCTCCAACCCCGCCACCTATACCGGGCTTTTCAACGATATCCGGGATCTCTTCGCTTCCACCCAGGAGGCCAAGAGTCGAGGCTACGGCCCGGGCCGGTTTAGCTTCAACGTCAGGGGCGGCCGATGCGAGGCCTGCTCCGGCGACGGCGTGCTGAAAATTGAGATGCACTTTCTGCCGGACATCTTCGTTCCCTGCGAGGTGTGCAAAGGCAGGCGCTATAACCGGGAGACCTTGGAGGTTCACTACAAGGGCAAAAACATCGCCGATGTGCTGGACATGACCGTGGACGAGGGCGTGGAGTTCTTCTCCGCCCTGCCAAAGCTGCGGGGCAAGCTCCAAACCCTTCAGGACGTGGGCCTTGGGTATGTGAAGCTGGGTCAGCCCTCCACGGAGCTCTCCGGCGGCGAGGCCCAGCGGGTGAAGCTTGCAACGGAGCTGAGCAAGATCGCCACCGGCAAGACCATCTATATCCTGGACGAGCCCACCACGGGTCTTCACACCGACGATGTGCGCAAGCTTCTGGAGGTGCTCCAGCGGCTGGTGGATAATGGGAACACTGTGGTTGTCATCGAACATAACCTGGACGTCATTAAATGCGCCGACCACCTCATTGACCTAGGCCCGGAGGGCGGCGACGGCGGCGGCACGGTGGTTGTCACCGGCACGCCGGAGGAGGTGGCGGCCTGCAGCGACAGTTACACGGGGCAGTATTTGAAGAAGATGCTGCCATAA